In Methanocaldococcus lauensis, a single genomic region encodes these proteins:
- the pyrH gene encoding UMP kinase, with product MRIVFDLGGSVIMPKEGANAKKIKEYADVFKKIKDEGHEIAIVVGGGKTAREYISIARELKANNSFCDEIGIMATRMNAMILISALGDYSIKKVPTSFEEAELILSLGKIPVMGGTHPGHTTDAVSASLAEFINADLLVIGTNVDGVYNKDPNKYKDAKKFDKISAKQLVDLALSFSLEAGSSSVIDLLAAKIIERAKLKVVVVKGTPEELLNVSKGIINGTIIEG from the coding sequence ATGAGGATAGTTTTTGATTTGGGTGGTTCAGTTATAATGCCAAAGGAAGGAGCGAATGCTAAAAAGATTAAAGAATATGCAGATGTTTTTAAAAAGATAAAAGATGAAGGGCATGAAATAGCGATAGTTGTTGGAGGAGGAAAGACAGCAAGAGAATATATAAGTATAGCAAGAGAACTTAAAGCTAATAATAGTTTTTGCGATGAAATTGGAATAATGGCTACGAGAATGAACGCAATGATTTTAATTTCAGCATTAGGAGACTATAGTATAAAAAAAGTTCCAACATCTTTTGAAGAGGCAGAATTAATTTTAAGTTTAGGAAAGATTCCAGTTATGGGTGGAACTCATCCGGGTCATACTACTGATGCTGTTTCTGCCTCATTGGCAGAGTTTATAAACGCTGATCTATTAGTTATAGGAACAAATGTAGATGGTGTCTATAATAAAGATCCTAACAAATATAAAGATGCAAAAAAATTTGATAAAATTTCTGCAAAACAACTCGTTGATTTAGCTTTATCATTTTCATTAGAGGCAGGATCATCATCAGTTATTGATTTATTAGCGGCTAAAATTATTGAAAGAGCTAAATTAAAAGTAGTGGTTGTTAAAGGAACACCTGAAGAACTTTTAAATGTTAGTAAAGGAATAATAAATGGTACAATAATAGAGGGATAA
- a CDS encoding SLC13 family permease, which yields MKNKLKDIDELIFTFFILLSVLFLTFIIKPTEIVDIIEWKTIFSLFYILVIVNILKDCGFLEWISLKILKKTDRVFVVLILLTLIMSMFVTNDIALFVVIPITLIVAEYCNINLRKILMLEGISANIGSSLTPFGNPQNLFIYHHYNINPINFIVNMVPLEIFGLLILIPFLDFKRAKINIESIEIQTFKKEWLIYLLIFILVVASILGMFNYIYLFPIILFISLIKRVKIDYLFILTFCALFIDIEGLKRLGIIEFFKISYENDIFVMVYSSILSQILSNVPTAILMSNIYNNWLPIAYGVNIGGNGTLIASFANLITLRLSKGNIYLIEFLKYGFIIYMLHLILLVIYLYLKNRFL from the coding sequence ATGAAAAATAAACTAAAAGATATTGATGAGCTAATATTTACATTCTTTATTCTTCTTTCTGTATTATTTTTAACATTCATAATAAAGCCAACTGAAATAGTAGATATTATCGAATGGAAAACCATTTTTAGTTTATTCTACATATTAGTAATTGTTAATATTTTAAAAGACTGTGGATTTTTGGAGTGGATTTCTTTAAAAATACTGAAAAAAACTGATAGAGTTTTTGTTGTTCTAATTTTATTGACTTTAATAATGTCTATGTTTGTAACAAACGATATTGCTCTCTTTGTAGTAATTCCAATAACTTTAATAGTTGCAGAATATTGTAATATAAATTTAAGAAAAATTTTAATGTTGGAGGGAATTTCAGCAAATATTGGAAGTTCTTTAACACCCTTTGGGAATCCGCAAAATTTGTTCATATATCATCATTACAATATAAATCCAATAAATTTCATAGTAAATATGGTGCCATTGGAGATTTTTGGACTTTTAATTTTAATTCCTTTTTTAGATTTTAAAAGAGCAAAAATAAATATAGAATCAATAGAAATTCAAACATTTAAAAAAGAGTGGTTAATTTACTTATTAATATTTATTTTAGTTGTTGCATCAATTTTGGGAATGTTTAACTATATTTATTTATTTCCAATAATTCTCTTTATTTCATTAATTAAGAGAGTAAAAATTGACTATCTGTTTATTTTAACATTTTGTGCCTTGTTTATAGATATTGAGGGTTTAAAAAGATTGGGTATTATAGAGTTTTTTAAAATTAGTTATGAGAATGACATATTTGTTATGGTCTATTCCTCAATATTATCTCAAATTCTTTCAAATGTTCCAACAGCCATTTTAATGTCAAATATATACAACAACTGGCTACCAATCGCCTATGGAGTAAATATAGGGGGAAATGGAACATTAATAGCCTCTTTTGCTAATTTGATAACTTTAAGATTGTCAAAGGGAAATATATATTTAATTGAGTTTTTGAAGTATGGATTTATAATCTATATGTTGCATTTAATTTTGTTAGTTATCTATCTTTATTTAAAAAACAGATTTTTATAA
- a CDS encoding translation initiation factor IF-2 subunit gamma → MAKKKQSKQAEVNIGMVGHVDHGKTSLTKALTGIWTDRHSEELRRGISIRLGYADCEIRKCPQCGTYTTKPRCPNCLAETEFLRRVSFVDSPGHETLMATMLSGASLMDGAILVIAANEPCPQPQTKEHLMALEILGIDKIIIVQNKIDLVDEKQAEENYRQIKEFVKGTIAENAPIIPISAHHEANIDVLLKAIQDFIPTPERDPNATPRMYVARSFDINKPGTEIKDLKGGVLGGAIIQGTFKVGDEIEIRPGIKVTEGNKTFWKPLTTKIVSLAAGNTILKKAHPGGLIGVGTTLDPYLTKSDALTGSVVGLPGTLPPIREKITIKANLLERVVGTKEELKIEPLRTGEVLMLNIGTATTAGVITSARGDIADIKLKIPICADIGDRVAISRRVGSRWRLIGYGTIEG, encoded by the coding sequence ATGGCAAAGAAAAAACAATCTAAACAGGCAGAAGTAAATATTGGAATGGTTGGTCATGTTGATCACGGAAAAACAAGTTTAACAAAGGCATTAACTGGAATCTGGACAGATAGACATAGTGAAGAGTTGAGGAGAGGTATATCAATTAGGTTGGGATATGCAGATTGTGAGATAAGAAAATGCCCACAATGTGGAACTTATACAACTAAACCAAGATGTCCAAACTGTTTAGCTGAAACTGAATTTTTAAGAAGAGTTTCATTTGTAGATTCTCCAGGGCATGAAACATTAATGGCTACGATGTTATCAGGAGCTTCACTGATGGATGGGGCTATATTAGTTATAGCCGCCAATGAACCATGTCCACAACCTCAAACAAAAGAGCATTTAATGGCTTTAGAAATCTTAGGAATTGACAAAATTATTATCGTTCAAAATAAAATTGACTTAGTTGATGAAAAACAGGCAGAAGAAAATTATAGACAGATAAAGGAATTTGTTAAGGGAACTATTGCTGAAAATGCTCCAATAATCCCAATCTCTGCCCACCACGAAGCAAATATTGATGTTTTATTAAAGGCAATACAAGATTTTATTCCTACGCCTGAAAGAGATCCTAACGCTACACCAAGAATGTATGTTGCAAGAAGTTTCGATATAAATAAGCCAGGAACTGAAATTAAAGATTTAAAAGGAGGAGTATTGGGAGGAGCAATAATACAGGGTACTTTCAAAGTAGGAGATGAAATTGAAATTAGACCAGGGATTAAGGTAACTGAAGGAAATAAAACATTTTGGAAACCATTAACTACTAAAATTGTCTCATTAGCTGCTGGAAATACAATACTTAAAAAAGCACATCCGGGAGGTTTAATTGGGGTTGGGACAACATTAGATCCATACTTAACAAAGTCAGACGCATTAACTGGAAGTGTTGTTGGCTTGCCAGGAACACTCCCTCCAATAAGGGAAAAAATTACTATAAAGGCTAATTTATTAGAGAGAGTCGTTGGTACTAAGGAAGAGTTAAAAATTGAGCCATTAAGAACAGGAGAGGTTTTAATGCTGAATATTGGAACTGCTACAACTGCAGGGGTTATAACATCAGCAAGAGGAGATATAGCAGATATAAAATTAAAAATACCAATATGTGCAGATATTGGGGATAGAGTGGCTATAAGTAGAAGAGTAGGGTCAAGATGGAGATTAATAGGATATGGAACTATTGAAGGGTAA
- the metG gene encoding methionine--tRNA ligase → MRYLITTALAYTNGPLHLGHARSTYIPADIMYKYLKLKGEDVIHIGGTDNHGVPIVLTAERERTTPEKIVEKYHKEIKEDLDSLGIEFDAFGKTHSEIHIKTAQEFFLKLKENGYIYEKEIEQFYCENCKKFLPDRYVEGICPYCGGEARGDHCEVCGRHLEPYELKDPYCVICKGKPVIKKTKHYFFKLSALKKELEEYIKNSEEMPEHVKNMALNWIKELHDWDVSRDLNWGVPIPGTNQVMYVWLEAPIGYISFTKMLGDVWKKYWLEKDTKIYHFIGKDITVHHAVFWVGMLIAHGEYNLPTSVISGGYLTLEGKKMSTSKKWVIWIKDFVKYFDADYLRYYLIMSAPLFKDCDFSFDEFKNKINNELINIIGNFTHRVLTFTHRKFKKVPIVDEERLKEEDKKLLQKCEETIDLVDKNIRSFKFRDALVNILHLAIEGNSYFQKMEPWAVEDEKRLEEILYTCCKVVKTLAYLLYPYMPKKSLALLDLMNEELDLNLKGNELKKPKIIFKKIDDKKIEEMKKNLYKNKEKEENEGGEKMEQIDINYLEKIDLRVGEVVEAEDIPKSKKLLKLVVDLGDEKRQIVSGIKNYYKPEELIGKKVIVVCNLKPAKLCGVVSEGMILAAEDDERNVCLLTVDKNIKVGSKVR, encoded by the coding sequence ATGAGATATCTAATAACAACTGCCTTGGCATATACGAATGGGCCTTTACACTTAGGTCATGCAAGAAGTACTTATATTCCAGCGGATATTATGTATAAATACTTAAAATTAAAAGGAGAGGATGTTATACATATAGGAGGGACAGACAATCACGGAGTTCCTATTGTATTAACTGCTGAAAGAGAAAGGACAACACCTGAAAAGATTGTTGAAAAATATCATAAAGAAATTAAAGAGGATTTAGATTCTTTGGGAATTGAGTTTGATGCTTTTGGAAAAACACACAGTGAGATACATATAAAAACTGCTCAAGAGTTTTTTTTAAAGTTAAAAGAGAATGGATATATTTATGAGAAAGAGATAGAGCAATTTTACTGTGAAAATTGTAAAAAATTTCTGCCAGATAGATATGTTGAAGGAATCTGTCCATACTGTGGAGGGGAGGCAAGAGGAGACCATTGTGAAGTTTGTGGGAGACATTTGGAGCCTTATGAGTTAAAGGATCCATACTGTGTTATATGTAAAGGAAAACCAGTTATTAAAAAGACAAAACATTATTTCTTTAAATTAAGTGCTTTAAAAAAAGAGTTAGAGGAATATATTAAAAATTCTGAAGAAATGCCTGAACACGTTAAAAATATGGCGTTAAATTGGATTAAAGAGTTGCACGATTGGGATGTGTCAAGGGATCTAAATTGGGGAGTGCCAATTCCAGGAACCAATCAAGTAATGTATGTTTGGTTAGAGGCACCTATTGGTTATATCTCATTTACAAAAATGTTGGGGGATGTTTGGAAAAAATATTGGTTGGAAAAAGATACAAAGATTTATCACTTTATTGGAAAAGATATCACTGTTCATCATGCAGTATTTTGGGTAGGAATGTTAATAGCTCATGGAGAGTATAATCTACCAACATCTGTAATTAGTGGAGGTTATCTAACCTTAGAAGGAAAAAAGATGAGTACAAGTAAAAAGTGGGTTATTTGGATTAAAGATTTCGTTAAATATTTTGATGCAGACTATTTGAGATACTACTTAATAATGTCTGCCCCTTTATTTAAAGATTGTGATTTCTCATTTGATGAATTTAAAAATAAGATAAACAATGAACTTATAAATATAATTGGAAACTTTACACATAGAGTTTTAACATTTACGCATAGAAAGTTTAAAAAGGTTCCAATAGTAGATGAAGAGAGATTAAAAGAGGAAGATAAAAAATTATTACAAAAATGTGAAGAAACTATTGATTTAGTTGATAAAAATATAAGGAGTTTCAAATTTAGAGATGCCTTAGTTAATATATTGCATCTTGCTATTGAGGGGAATAGTTACTTCCAAAAGATGGAGCCATGGGCTGTAGAGGACGAAAAAAGATTGGAGGAAATATTATATACCTGCTGCAAAGTGGTTAAAACCTTAGCATATTTATTGTATCCATATATGCCTAAAAAGTCTCTTGCTTTATTGGATTTAATGAATGAAGAACTTGATTTAAATTTAAAAGGAAACGAACTCAAAAAACCAAAGATTATATTTAAAAAGATAGATGATAAAAAGATAGAAGAGATGAAGAAAAATCTCTATAAAAATAAAGAAAAAGAAGAAAATGAAGGAGGAGAAAAAATGGAACAAATAGATATAAATTACTTAGAAAAAATTGATTTAAGAGTAGGAGAAGTTGTTGAGGCTGAAGATATTCCTAAATCAAAAAAACTTTTAAAATTAGTTGTTGATTTAGGGGATGAAAAGAGACAAATTGTTTCAGGAATTAAAAATTATTATAAGCCTGAAGAATTAATTGGAAAAAAAGTAATTGTCGTTTGTAACTTAAAACCTGCCAAGTTGTGTGGAGTTGTATCTGAAGGAATGATATTAGCGGCTGAAGATGATGAAAGAAATGTTTGTCTATTAACTGTTGATAAGAATATAAAAGTAGGGAGTAAAGTAAGATAA
- a CDS encoding 30S ribosomal protein S6e: MPTAKFVVADPKTGRCYQIEADNTPLVGKRIGETFDGSILGLEGYKLEITGGSDSSGFPMRPDIHGSRKVRVLLSAPPGFRPKRKGERRRKTVRGNTIAPDIVQINCKVVEYGEKSIPELLGLEGGE; this comes from the coding sequence ATGCCTACAGCAAAGTTTGTTGTTGCAGATCCAAAAACAGGTAGATGCTATCAAATAGAGGCAGATAACACTCCATTAGTTGGAAAAAGAATAGGAGAAACATTTGACGGTAGTATCTTAGGGTTAGAAGGATACAAATTAGAAATAACTGGAGGTTCTGATTCAAGTGGATTTCCAATGAGACCAGATATCCACGGAAGTAGAAAAGTTAGAGTTTTACTAAGTGCTCCACCAGGATTTAGACCAAAAAGAAAAGGAGAGAGAAGAAGAAAAACAGTAAGAGGAAATACAATAGCTCCAGATATTGTCCAAATCAACTGTAAAGTTGTTGAATATGGTGAAAAATCAATTCCTGAATTGTTAGGATTAGAAGGTGGAGAGTAA
- a CDS encoding DUF2116 family Zn-ribbon domain-containing protein, with protein sequence MEIPKHRHCLNCGISIPPDQVFCSEKCRMEYMQKRKRMLRSQYMFLAIAILITLYYIISIAFKV encoded by the coding sequence ATGGAAATTCCAAAGCATAGACACTGTTTAAATTGTGGTATCTCAATTCCTCCAGATCAGGTTTTTTGTTCAGAAAAATGTAGAATGGAATATATGCAAAAAAGAAAAAGAATGTTAAGATCTCAATATATGTTTTTAGCAATTGCTATACTCATAACTTTATACTATATAATTTCAATAGCATTTAAGGTTTAA